From Desmodus rotundus isolate HL8 chromosome 10, HLdesRot8A.1, whole genome shotgun sequence, one genomic window encodes:
- the MORF4L1 gene encoding mortality factor 4-like protein 1 isoform X2 — protein MAPKQDPKPKFQEGERVLCFHGPLLYEAKCVKVAIKDKQVKYFIHYSGWNKNWDEWVPESRVLKYVDTNLQKQRELQKANQEQYAEGKMRGAAPGKKTAGLQQKNVEVKTKKNKQKTPGNGDGGSTSETPQPPRKKRARVDPTVENEETFMNRVEVKVKIPEELKPWLVDDWDLITRQKQLFYLPAKKNVDSILEDYANYKKSRGNTDNKEYAVNEVVAGIKEYFNVMLGTQLLYKFERPQYAEILADHPDAPMSQVYGAPHLLRLFVRIGAMLAYTPLDEKSLALLLNYLHDFLKYLAKNSATLFSASDYEVAPPEYHRKAV, from the exons ATGGCGCCGAAGCAGGACCCGAAGCCTAAATTCCAGGAGG GAGAGCGAGTGCTGTGCTTCCACGGGCCTCTTCTTTACGAAGCAAAG TGTGTGAAGGTGGCCATAAAGGACAAACAAGTGAAATACTTTATACATTACAGTGGCTGGAATAAAAA ttggGATGAATGGGTCCCAGAAAGCAGAGTACTCAAATACGTGGACACCAATCTGCAGAAACAGCGAGAACTTCAAAAAGCCAATCA gGAGCAGTATGCAGAGGGGAAGATGAGAGGGGCTGCCCCAGGGAAGAAGACAGCGGGTCTGCAACAGAAAAACGTTGAAGT gaaaacaaagaagaacaaacagaaaa CGCCCGGAAACGGAGACGGCGGCAGTACCAGTGAGACCCCTCAGCCTCCTCGCAAGAAGAGAGCTCGAGTAGACCCCACTGTTGAAAAC GAGGAGACGTTCATGAACAGAGTTGAGGTCAAAGTGAAGATCCCCGAAGAACTGAAACCGTGGCTCGTGGATGACTGGGACCTCATTACTCGGCAGAAACAG ctcTTTTATCTTCCTGCCAAGAAGAATGTGGATTCTATTCTGGAAGATTATGCAAATTACAAGAAATCTCGAGGAAACACAGATAATAA GGAGTACGCGGTCAACGAGGTGGTGGCGGGGATAAAGGAGTACTTCAACGTCATGCTGGGCACTCAGCTGCTCTACAAGTTCGAGAGGCCGCAGTACGCCGAGATCCTCGCGGACCACCCCGACGCCCCCATGTCCCAGGTGTATGGAGCGCCCCATCTGCTCAGACTGTTCG TACGGATTGGAGCGATGCTGGCCTACACGCCTCTGGATGAGAAGAGCCTTGCTTTATTACTGAATTATCTTCATGATTTCCTAAA gtaCCTGGCAAAGAATTCCGCGACTTTGTTTAGCGCCAGCGACTACGAAGTGGCCCCCCCGGAGTACCACCGGAAAGCCGTGTGA
- the MORF4L1 gene encoding mortality factor 4-like protein 1 isoform X1, protein MAPKQDPKPKFQEGERVLCFHGPLLYEAKCVKVAIKDKQVKYFIHYSGWNKKSAVRPRRSEKALKTREDIVALFPVPEGAPSVHHPLLTSSWDEWVPESRVLKYVDTNLQKQRELQKANQEQYAEGKMRGAAPGKKTAGLQQKNVEVKTKKNKQKTPGNGDGGSTSETPQPPRKKRARVDPTVENEETFMNRVEVKVKIPEELKPWLVDDWDLITRQKQLFYLPAKKNVDSILEDYANYKKSRGNTDNKEYAVNEVVAGIKEYFNVMLGTQLLYKFERPQYAEILADHPDAPMSQVYGAPHLLRLFVRIGAMLAYTPLDEKSLALLLNYLHDFLKYLAKNSATLFSASDYEVAPPEYHRKAV, encoded by the exons ATGGCGCCGAAGCAGGACCCGAAGCCTAAATTCCAGGAGG GAGAGCGAGTGCTGTGCTTCCACGGGCCTCTTCTTTACGAAGCAAAG TGTGTGAAGGTGGCCATAAAGGACAAACAAGTGAAATACTTTATACATTACAGTGGCTGGAATAAAAA AAGTGCTGTGAGGCCCAGGCGCTCTGAGAAAGCTTTGAAGACACGTGAGGATATTGTAGCCCTTTTTCCTGTTCCTGAAGGAGCTCCCTCAGTACACCACCCCCTCCTGACCTCTAG ttggGATGAATGGGTCCCAGAAAGCAGAGTACTCAAATACGTGGACACCAATCTGCAGAAACAGCGAGAACTTCAAAAAGCCAATCA gGAGCAGTATGCAGAGGGGAAGATGAGAGGGGCTGCCCCAGGGAAGAAGACAGCGGGTCTGCAACAGAAAAACGTTGAAGT gaaaacaaagaagaacaaacagaaaa CGCCCGGAAACGGAGACGGCGGCAGTACCAGTGAGACCCCTCAGCCTCCTCGCAAGAAGAGAGCTCGAGTAGACCCCACTGTTGAAAAC GAGGAGACGTTCATGAACAGAGTTGAGGTCAAAGTGAAGATCCCCGAAGAACTGAAACCGTGGCTCGTGGATGACTGGGACCTCATTACTCGGCAGAAACAG ctcTTTTATCTTCCTGCCAAGAAGAATGTGGATTCTATTCTGGAAGATTATGCAAATTACAAGAAATCTCGAGGAAACACAGATAATAA GGAGTACGCGGTCAACGAGGTGGTGGCGGGGATAAAGGAGTACTTCAACGTCATGCTGGGCACTCAGCTGCTCTACAAGTTCGAGAGGCCGCAGTACGCCGAGATCCTCGCGGACCACCCCGACGCCCCCATGTCCCAGGTGTATGGAGCGCCCCATCTGCTCAGACTGTTCG TACGGATTGGAGCGATGCTGGCCTACACGCCTCTGGATGAGAAGAGCCTTGCTTTATTACTGAATTATCTTCATGATTTCCTAAA gtaCCTGGCAAAGAATTCCGCGACTTTGTTTAGCGCCAGCGACTACGAAGTGGCCCCCCCGGAGTACCACCGGAAAGCCGTGTGA